The genomic region TAGGCATAGAGTGGCTAGGGTGCAATGGACCATACATTCACACAGCAAGGGTAGGACGAGAATCATACCATCAGTAAATCAGCTATAATTCAAAACCCAGCTATCACATACTTTCATCCATATGGGGATAGGAAAAAGGACCATCTGGACAAAAAGTTGACTACAATACAAAATCCCAAGATGAGCAGTAGGGAAGAGGAACAATCCAAAAGAGGAGGGGGAGAAGTAGTAAACCCAATGTCATGGCATGTATGTTCAATTATCAATAAATCAAGATGAAGAGAAAAGAATAAGAAGTAAGAGGAAAACCCAAAGTAAAGGTTAAGgtaacaaaaaacacctttgtgTGCATTCAAGGAAAAGAATGGATGGTCCAATGGAGGAATTGCTTAACAATACACACCTCAAAGAGACTAGAATATGAGATATGCAACTAGAAAAATTTATCCAACTTATTCAAAGCAGTAGAAGAGTATGTTAAGATTACCCCTGCTTGAATGGAGTTGACTGAAGCTAAACATCCAATGAATGGTGTTAGTAAAATCCCTAAATGTGGAAGTTTGGTTAAATGGAGACCAACCTACAAAATACATATAGAACCAATACAAGTCCAAAGGTCAAGGTCAGAAACTTGTACCCAATCATGCAGCAAAAAAAGTGAAGATGTGAATGTGTGGCATGAGCATTCTCAGTAATGCAAAAACAACCTACCACCATGTGATCAAAGACTACACATTAAAACAGGGAAAACACAAGAAGTTATTGAGGTGAGACTGATTTATCCAGAACCCCAATCAGCATTAAGCAAACAAGGCAAATGAAGAAAATTCCCAGGTAAGACCTGTAAAGGATGGGCAGGAtctaaacataaaatgaataaagaTGATAATatctaaaaatgaaacaaaacagcaACTGTGATGGTAATAAACTCAGAAGTTTTACACAGATAATGAATTAGGCATACCATCAAACCTGATTAAAATGTAATGATGTTAGAACTGCTGCAATCAATTATAATGAAGCAATTATaacaacagttttcttttaaGGGTATTTTAAGCAGAATAGACTGCAACAGAATTTAAGTTTTTATACGAACTACATGATTTGAGAGTGTCAAAGTGGAAAAAGCACTAGTATCTGTGCACAAAAACTAAAAGGTTCCCCAGTCTGCATTTTTAGTTGATGGTGAGGATTGAATTTTCAAgacacatttttgttaattttgtttgtggtgacaagaaataaatttgttttggtattttaaaaatcaatctATTCATATGTAagtgttgttcttgtttttttagtGCACTCTGTCCACTGCAGTGAACTGAACCTCTATTTTAGTCTAAGTTCATAGCCTTCTCATTTATGCACCAGGGAGAGGGacttatacacacacactttagaTACTAAGTAGGTCCCAgcagaaaatttaaatttgataaacacaaatttattttgacCATTTAGATACAAAACATCATTTAAAAGCAAAGTAGTGCGTAACTGAAGAAGTTTTACATCTTAaggaacatttataaacaaagacTTAACAATAAAGCAggcacatttaaaattattttcattgaaactcTATTTTGcacaagataaaaaaattaatgtaaatgtaGTTAGCTTTTGATTAAATATGCCACAACTGTTACTGTAATTACTTTAATGTATTATAACACCTCAAATATTCATTTGTGTTTTTAAGCttttatttagtttctataatttttttatctttgactAGTCAGGTCTAGATACAAGCCATTAAATTTTGTGTTACCTAATATAATTGACAATACTTTCCAAGATAACAATTTGATAACTTTGAAGTgtactataatattaaaaacatcatgtttgttgacttgcattcaaaattttatttaactactattttatgaattttgtgtcAATGAGTTTGAAATTAAATTGTTGATTATAAtcaaaactttaatgttatatatatgatttaatttcttaattttaaactaaatattaaaagaacacatctaaatatggattttagtgagtcacatggtatgttgaatgcagcactatttgaaattagatgtttgtgatgtcaaaatactaagtctgtagtttcaaacaaattaggaactcagactactaatactgacaagctagaatatcaaacaagactttttgttttgttgagatatggcttatgtactgaatcaaacacagtggccctgttcaactctttccatttttgaaatggtcccttatgcTCCAAACAAACGTGTTTAAAGACAAGTGTGACTTCCATTTCTTTATATAAGCGTGGTAGTATCAATACTGCCACCATGGTTACTGCAAGCAGGAGAGCATAAAAATAATGGACATGAAGTACAAAGGGGGAAAAAAAACCCTCCATTTTCAACCCTGTACTTTTATTCAGGACtgtactattattataaatttgcaATTTATCTACTATTACTTGAAACTGTAtagtagtttgtttaacagtgtgATAAACAGTATATGTGCATTCTTAGCTATTCTAATATAGTTAGACATTTGCTAATGATCTACAAGACAAACTACTCCATGCTTACGTCAGTAGTAGTAGTACAGGAGAGCTGGTGTGTCAACTTATCTTTTAGAAGTGAAGGTAAATTACAGTCTTTATCATAAACATTGTTACTTGAACATATAAATGCACATAtcttttaatattaagtaataagtATGAAGCTATGATTTGGAAGTTAATCAGATACATCACGGGATCAGTTAATAACATCTATACTAAATTAAGACAGAAATTCTACTTTCATATCAAACCAGTCCTTTCAATGCAATACCTGTGTTTATACTGCAAAATATTCTCAGAAATTTCAAAGTGTGAGGATGACTGCATCATTTTTTGCATATGGTGTGGTCATTTGAATTTGATAATGATTAACAATTTCAGTAATCATttagaaataacttattaatttgtTGAATTAGTCTtaattatttacagataaattacAAGCCTTTACACAATTTTAATGGAGTTTTTTTATTAAAGGTCTGCGTGCACAACTTGCATATTTGCTATTCGATAGCTATATTCACTGATTCAAttgttcaaattttaaatttctcaacTAGACACTAACTCATCCtactcaataaaatatttattctagtcTTTTGAAAAGATGAAATTTACAAGTCAACAAGTCTAACATTATTGTTACTCATCACTTAAGAAATACTTACGGTAGTTTCATCCTCATGAAAACCCAGCATGTGAAAAAAGAAACCAAGATGCAGACAAAACCAACAGATATAAGAAGGATCCTATTCAGCCGTGGTGTACTTGGATTGTGGGTCTGATCCAAAACCACAAATCCCAGACCTCCAATGGTAAACAAAAAACTGGAAGCTAAGCCTTCCATAATATATTGTCCATTTACCCTGTATGGCATGAATGCAACCtgaggataaaaaaaaaattctaatcatTGTTTGGTAACTTTTAACCATAAACACAACAGTTCAAACTTTctgaacataataaaaacatttaaacataatgtttttcaaatacaCTAAGCTTTTAATATCTAACACTGTGGGTAATAGTAATTACTCAAATAAACACTGAATTTATGACAAAATAATGACTATTCAtgcaattaaaaattaatgttctcCCAAAGGTAAAGTACAAtacacatattttacaaataatttattataataatgatcaaaataacacttttttgaCCAAGACTGAAACAACTACTACTTAAATTTAATCCAATAAAACTGAAGCcaatttgttaaatttaaaacatgcaatgccaagatacttaacatcagctTAATGATAAATGACAATGTATAGAGGATACAAGATTACACTAGGattatttaatgtgaaatattCTCTGTTGCACACTTATTTATTCATTAAGATTTATACTTTTTGTTCAGATGCTTGTGTTTTAGTTAATGTAATGTTATTGCTGTTGtacagttttgttgtaaaattatctttacaaCTTTACTCAGTGCAAGCAAATTTAAAACTATCCCATTTGATTATAACTTTTAGTTACACTTCTAAGTTTGAAAAACATTACTGACATTTGATTAATTAGCAATCAAATCTGCAAAATGCCGAGGAAAAGTTAACATtctcttaaactgaaaatgtatttctaataatacttatCTCCTCTATGAAGATATTTTTCAACATTGGCTTTGCCTATATAAGCATTTAATCTCAGACTGCCCAGGCTTTTACAACCCACATAAATGCCTTTGGTAACATCTAATTTGCAAGTTTCACCACCCTCATCAATGTGCTCTCTATCCCACTACTGTATACAAGTActtcatttaaataataattttttaagacTTACACTGGTTTTTGGAGGTGAGACAGAGTGGGAGAGTGTcagcagaggtaagtattatttgaaatacattttcctTTTTGAAAAATGTTAGCTTCCAAATCATACTTACCATCTGCTGTCAATATAACTAAAATCTCACACTGAGAAGGTGGAAGGTGGGCATGATCCATACAGTAAGTGTACACAAGTTTCTGGATCAAGGGGAAGCAGTATGTGAATAAACATTATGGGCAGTGGAGGGACTCAGCCAGTTTGCACAGCTTCTTAAGAACCTGTTCTTAAGATTTCACAAGTTTGCCAAACTCATTCTTACTGGCCCTTAGCCCTCTGGTGCCAGATATACAATGTATGAACTGTTACTATGGCGATTCTTACTACGTTAAGTCATGTGCAATAACAAAATTGTAAATTGGTATGATGATGTTTGAGGTCGAATTTGCACAGGCCTCAACAAGTGACGGATCTGCCTAGATAGGCCTGTATTTTCCTATGTGAACATCTGATATCAGTCATCTACCATACTTGGAGCAGGCAGAGAAAAAAAGGTGAGTTTGAAAAATGATGTAGTCTATGTGGACTTCTATGCTATTAATGTTAAACTGTGAGgctaaatgttattttgtaggtTTTACTAATCTGGAGAAAATTAAAAGTTCATGGACTGGAGATTTAGCCGGATTGCTGATTTCGTTGTCAATTGTTTTTAGTACTAGTTGGTTAATATTGCTGCCCCTCACCTTTTTAAAACCAAATTCCGCtggttaaacatttaatttattccgACACGGACAAGTTCTTTTAATATGCATATTatcaaaaatgttaaacatagtacatgATGGTATTTGACCATCTAAGGgaataaaataaatctgatgTTTTTGCTTGGGATAATGAATCTCTCTTTGCTTGTATTTTCATATTGACAGGATATGAAATTTGTATACTAGACTTAGTAGGCTAGTACTCATGTAGAAAAACTATTCCAATAATAGATATAAACATGAATCATAACAcacatttgtgttataattgtatggcttggtaaaactatatttcactatatttatgCTTGTTGATGTATACTTATCATATAAAATTCCTTATGTAAACAGAACAGTCACCAAAAAACAACATGTGCAAAAAcagttaaacattaaattaattttctttgtttatatactGCCACAAAAATTAAAAGACGATTATAAAAAGAGTTTTcatatgaatatttacaaaaataattagaaaataattctatattattaGCCCTGGTGGTGAAAGTTTAACAAgttgtattaacacatttatttttgaataaaggaATTTCAGCCTTCAGCCCCTAAAATGAAGCAGCAAGATGATATACTGGAGTTTGTGAGAAAAACCCCAAGAACAGAAACTTCAAAGCAAGATACAATTCAACATATAACACCAGCAACTTCAAGAAGCTACGAAACTTCCACTGCTAATACTGCACAAACTAGAGATGATGAAGATCTGGTAACTGCTCTTCTGGACTGCTGAGGTACGAAGCAGACCGAGGAGTTCAAGAACAAATATGATGGTTTGGCTGTTTGCAGCAAGAAACTTGATTGTGATCACTGCACCAAGTTTGATTCCATAAACATGAAGGGAATTCACATATTGATGGAATGGAGAAGCTACAGTATTAAAGTACTGGGAAAGAATAAACCATCCAGCAAGCatatctcagaaaaaaaaaaaggaatgaacATTTTTCATCGAAGGTACACAATATATATGCAATGCAAATGAAAGATTGTGCAGATGATGCAATTACCAAATGCCTAGATAAAATAAACCAGAAAGATATCAGTTCTACATGTAAAGTTTTTTAATACAATCTACAGTATAGCAAAACGAAGCAGACCATTTTCTGACATTGAAGGTGAGATGGAGCTGTAAATAAAAAATGGGTTGGACATGGGAGTGGGGCTCCATTCTCAGAAAACTGCTGTTAAAATAGTTGATCACATtgtaaaggaaattaaaaatgaaatatttattgaacaaCAATTGGACAAAATTTAAACCTCTGTGTCATCACTGATGAATCTTCAACCATATCTACTAAACCAGTTATCATAATTTTTGTAAAGGTTGAAGGTTGTGATTTGTTgcaaataatttttcttgatttagTTGAGAGGACAAGatgttgaaactataaacacattTCTATTAAAAAGTGTGCATGATACAGGATTTGGTagtggatatttgaaaaataatttggttgCATTCTGCTAAGATGGTGCAAGTGTAGTGCTTGGCTGCAAGTCAGGGGTGAGCACAAAACTTAAAAATGATTTTCCTGACATAATCTGGCATTGCTTAAATCACTACTTGCAACTGGTTTTAGATTATCACTGAtataaaacaagtgataaaatCCACCCaattaaacaaaaacgaaatggtatttttcaacatttttggaAAAATTGGACGAGAAATTCTAAAGATTGGTAGAGTTTTGGGACCAAGATGGGCTGCTTGTAGCTTAAGATCAATGCTTGTTGTAATGGAGTAATTATCcagtattatacaaatatttttctattgaGAAAAAACTATTCAGGAATGGCTAGCCATCTTTGCAACAAATTCTTCTGGGAGgattattaataatgaaaaatatactgcaagaaattattttctaatgCCCTTCAAGCCAGGAACTTAGATTTAGCAAGAgctgaaaaactaataaaaaaggcCATTAAGGTATTTGAAATGCTCAAAGAAAGTAGGGAAACCTTTGAATGGAAAACTGCTACTTACACCTTTAGGAATATTGAGTTTGTTGAAAACCAAAGATATGTAGGCTTTCCTCGTCAAAGACTACTGGAAGcagtaacaaaaaatatgaaagccAGATTGATGGATTGTGATCacttaaaatcaacaaataatgcacaaaacaaatgacaaaattcatgaactggtaaacatactTGAGCCAGATTCTTGGAATATTGATGAAGTTGTTGGAAAGCTGCTGAagaaaaattgtattaatttagtAATCTCTTTCAATAATAAAATCAGCATTAATGATTTCTATGACTATATGGAAAATGTCCTATGAAATTGCCATAATCATGAGATTCCAAAAGCTGTACAAAAGGCTAAAAATATGATCAATACTGTTGCTTTAGTTCTGCAGATGCATAAAGATTTTCAATAATGAATATCATATATTCAGATAAAAGAAGTTGCCTCACAGTTGAAAATGTGGAAAATCTGATGACAATTAATTTGATTGGCCTCCCACTGGATTTATGGGATCCCACTTCTCCAGTTCAAACAtggctgagaaaaaaaaaaaaaaaattacatagcTGATGACAACAGGGTCAAACATGGaaggaataaagattttaataataatcaaatggcaatttggaaatatttggagcatgctaaataaattatttcaatgagatattttcattattatttttcattgtaaagaAATGGGGGTGCGTAAAGTGAGATAGAACCGGttgttaaaatttttgaatcccgCCAATGATTATAGGTCATCCCCAACTAAACAGCCAAAGTTCCACAACTTTGTGTTGGAATTAAATGATATTGGTCCTTATACACCATTGGTGGCTACGGCTATTGGACCACATTGTTGTAGATATATATGCTTTTGACTGGATCCCAACTTACAACCACAGAATGATGCATTTCACCTCATTATAACTACAATTAGAAACTAAGTAACACCTAAGTGGGCAAACGTTTGCCTCCACCTCTTCATGCTCAAAATGAAAGGATCGTGTATGCTTTACTCAACCAAAAGATCAGAACTTGTATAacctggaattatgaacattcatcctaGAATGCCCTGGAATTATGGAGAGGATGTTAATCCTGTGATCATCAAGCACCTAGGATGGGACCACTTTGCATTTGGAATTAGGAAGAGATAGTGGATCTATTTCCatgaacaatatacaaaacaaacattggtGAAAGAGAATGGCCATGCtgtgtaataaaacagtaaatctccCAACCTGAACCAGAAAAATCAGAGAGGAGGAGAAACTAAACAGTGACCCCCTTCCACCAACAAGAGAAGAGTAGATTCAAAGGGGACAAGGAAAAGCCCAGCAATCTCATAAATccaaatgattaataaaaaaaaaagagtaggaTCCAAATTGGACATGTGAAAAGCTGGCATAGGAAAGAAAATTGTCAGAAAACAGAATCCAAATTCTTTCCAGGATTATCAAAAAAAGCAACTGCACAAGCCCTAGGAGAAAACATCCAAGGCCAAATGAATGTCTCCATTTCTCAGCAGATAAAAACAAGGACTGCTCCAAATGAAAGTTGTCCCCTCCCTACAGTTGAGAGACATTGGATAACAAAGGAATACAAAAGGTTGGATTAGCTTTCTTGCAGACAAACAGTAATATAGAAATTCATACTCACAAATATCATGTATAATTTAGTCTTTTTTGTgatatgtttttgaaattatataattatactgAAATCTAAAAGGCAGTAATCCATGACAGGAAGACATGTACTTCATCAGGAAAACCATGACCCATGTTTTGTCAAGAAAAAGCAGTTACATACCTAAGTAAGGTGCTTATATGCAATACTAAAATTGAGAGTGCATTGACAAATGTgggaaaattttcaaattagatACTGCCAAGAGCATTTAAGTAAGGCATAAAAAATGGAGCATGTAATACCAATGTTACATCATCAGCggaggtaagtatgttttggaatttaataatttttcttgctACCAATATGGTCACAAAATCCAGATCCATGCATCAAATTGGCATTACTGAACACAAATTAAGTGCTAATTGTCTGTTTGCTCATGCACTTTATGCTACCATGTATCTCTTTCACCTTGTTTGAATCATTGACCAATGTACAGGACTTCTTTCACAGGTTATGTCCAGTCTACAAACTTTTGTGTCACAAGCAGATTGCAGGAAATCTTCTAAATTATAAACTTCATGATAATCCTTTCccagataatatttttattcaatcaTCATCAATGAAAATTatcataaaggaaaaaaaaccaaaaaaacacagTGCTTCCTTGTAATTTCGAAATATGGCTGACATTATTTTCTCTCATTTCATAGCAATTGtcgaacaaaacatttttatttagagaaacttacactaaaaaaaaaaaagagagagagagaaatagaCTGAAATTATCAATGGCTGGGAAGTTTATCACTACCTATCACAACCACAAGTTAATGAAAGAAGTCAGATGAAGATAAGGCCTAGTATTTgtaagaaaaatgtgtttttttttggtttttttaattaatgatggAGAAAGAGACAGAGAATGTTGTTAAATACTAAAGAAAAGGCTAGGGAggacaataaaaagtaaaattcatcAGGAAGCATTAAAACCTTAAGTACCTCACTTGAAAGGCTGACAATGCTATTGTGCAAGgtgtttatttttcacatataatGCATAACTTACAGCCTTATTAGGAGTACCTATGTTGAActtttggttataaataaaatactttagaaaattaCAACATGTAGAATTAAAGTACAGGCATAAgctcttggtttgtttgttaatgacctatcagctaaaaaaaaaaaaaaaaaagcccaatCTTGGAATAACACACAATGTTTAGAATAACCTGCTAAGAGTACTCTAATTTCTTCAGCAACATTACAATATATACTTGTGTAGGGTGTAATTACCTATAGTAATTTATCAATAAAATCAATGTTCAAACATTGGTATATGCACattggttaaaataattaatttagtacatTAAAATGATCAAATTTTGCTACATGTAATACACAAGGTTAGTTATACCACATTTCACTAATGCTATTATAAAATAAGTGTTGTGTAATCATGATGCATGTAGCAACAATAACTGTACCTTGTATAGTTCACCAGTTTAATGCTAACAATGTCTCAGTTTGAGTGTAGTATATATGTTAAACACTAAAGTTTCTCTAGTGTATTAGAGAAAAACTTTCTTTCATGTTAGTTCTGTTGGCCTGTGATTTAGCTTTAAGAAGAACATTTACTGTTTTTAGAAAAGTTTTATAGTAAACAGAGGCTCAATTTTTGAATTTTTAGCCACTTATCATTTGTGAAATACTATCAACTGATAagataaattaatcattttttaatcagtgatgtcaagaaaacccacttataaagaaaaatatatatgtaaaaatggctcgtttgggttgagaaatttttttcaTGTCGGGgagacaataaataataataataaaataaataatataaaattatgtattcaaacatctaagcacgccctctacattccaactcTCAGTcatacaacccctttcaaacatgtagtcagcttctggtcagttacctcttcctttctttgtgaacctgatgatgaccgaagaaggtcaaaatgttgttcgctaCTCTACGTGaaaaattttctcaacacaatcgagccgtttttacatatataatcatTTTTAGTTCACTCTGTGGGATACTTCAAACTTGCTTTTAAGTATCCAATGAAGAATTTTATGTATAACttagaaaaaatgtttaatcatattaatttccttttattttctattttcaaatttacatttaaaataatctatagGCTTACTAACATCCATAGTTTCAGGGGTTTTCAACAATTTCAAGAATAATACAAGTGAAATTATGTTGGAAAGTCATTACCATAATGTTCATAAAGCTAATgttgaatatttctttattttgctaCAAACTCAGAAttacaatttctttatttcaactttaatatttggaattaaattaacaacaacaaaaatttgcaaaagtaatttttaaaacttaattttctatGATTTCACATCTGTAGATATTTCACTGCTTCTAATACTGTGTATGTATGTAGAATATTTCACTGCTTATAATACTGTGTATGTATGTAGAATATTTCACTGCTTATAATACTATGTATGTATGTAGTATATTTCACTGTTTATAATACTGTGTATGTATGTAGCATATTTCCAACtgcttgttttattacttttttttatattataataaacctGGCATGAAAAAAGGTATTTAACAAAAGAGAAACTTGCAGGCTTAGAGTGTCCATGTTCATCTACTGTTGATCCTATGCTGGGAGGTTCCACTATCACATCATAAATGATACCTGTtagaacaaataatgaaaaaaaatatgagAGAAGCAAAAAACTTTAGGTTAAGTTATTTGACTGAGAACAGTTCTTTTCTCTTGtttgtataacaaaacattactgAAAGTATTTGTAAAACATCATACATTTGcaagtatattatataatataacattttactatGTCAAGAACAATGatcataaacaaattttaataatttcatgtcAAATTTTAACTGTGTAAAATGTGGTTTACATGTCAAAAAACAGAAGACCACtagctccaaaaacataaaacaaattcatGCTAGtttaatttgacaaaaataattactattaacAACTAATCAAAATCTGTAACCAGGATGATAATTACTACttttaattattccaactatccaataACCAAACTTAATCTCACAGAAACAATCAACcaatcaaaatttataattttcctatactgaaaatgtatttccaatacagTACTTCCTTTtattcacaagattagctatgaCCCCATATTAAGAAGAGATCAGTGTGAGGGAACAAGAGAAGTACCCCCTGGAAACAGTTGAAGGATACATCTGACCATGAATGAAAGAGATACATAGATAAGAGGACGGGGAAGTACACAGCTTCTGAGCCAGGCAAATGTTTCAACAGCTGAGTTCCTACAGGACCCGAACCCTCAGTACAAACGGTGGTAATTCATTGAGGAAACTGATGAAAAGAAGAAATGAGGAAGAGTTGGGAGGAATAGGTGGTATACGAGTTTATGACCAAGACAAATGAGCTACAAATGTTGTAAATGTAGACTATCTGCAGACTGACATTGTCAGGAACTGGACTGAAGATACAAAAACCT from Tachypleus tridentatus isolate NWPU-2018 chromosome 1, ASM421037v1, whole genome shotgun sequence harbors:
- the LOC143226228 gene encoding oligosaccharyltransferase complex subunit ostc-A, coding for MELAYSLPFTILEIPNLKLKRPSWLHQPSSMVMYSLVLVSYFLVCGGIIYDVIVEPPSIGSTVDEHGHSKPVAFMPYRVNGQYIMEGLASSFLFTIGGLGFVVLDQTHNPSTPRLNRILLISVGFVCILVSFFTCWVFMRMKLPGYLQ